From one Phocaeicola salanitronis DSM 18170 genomic stretch:
- a CDS encoding helicase-related protein has protein sequence MNGILPKTASTDILVGYFYFSGYKLLAENLADKQIRILVGLDIDTQITKYVREVDSFARTIQSRGQIREDFFNQFIRLFNDTDFLDGAEQLESFAIFLHKIKDGSLEIRKTEDPCHAKMYLFEYRDEINEGGEQPGCVITGSSNLSYQGLAGRVEINARFNDKQSYIDAQKIFNELWNTSVVIVDANNLETFNEKVIKHIWYEKLHRPYLMYIRVLHEYFSIPSKDNILMPYDITGGRYSNLKYQTDAVQLALHAIENHNGAIIADVVGLGKSIIASTIARNLSMRCIIVAPPHLKSQWEAYRDEFGFTASVFSSGQIEHALTYYREIVKEGETYLIIIDEAHRFRNEYTQDYTNLHNLCSGNKVLLLTATPFNNRPEDIYSMLKLFQIPSKSTLKTVENLGASFRELIAAYKQLTVNQREGKLSDEEVKRDAELISKRIRSIISPLVIRRSRIDLQEIPSYREDLKLQHIEPLIPDDPVELEYDLSAYKELYLDTLDLIDSTEKKKDEKTRFKSARYMPVTYVIPEMEKKLAKELEDKTGVKYNLLVGRQINVSSFMRKLLVQRFESSVAAFQRSLDFMIRSNENILAWIEKVHKIPVFKKGNLPDVTDFYESTDDGMEEIEEAFERYTKRGFFEIDMKYIQPSFVEDVKSDISVLKSIQEKWFGKKNEIRFDPKLESFKKVLCQKLEEEPERKLIVFSAFADTVDYLGKVLSAQGNPYRILKYTSADSSAKNKELIRTNFDAGLKIELQQNTYQVLIATDAISEGYNLHRAGAIFNYDIPYNPTRVIQRIGRINRINKKVFDHLYIYNYFPTDVGETEVRTKEISTLKMAMIHAIMGEDTKVLTKNEELRSYFAERYRKELAKSETASWDNRYRTLLDQLKGTDEYRAALAIPHRSRIARHVQKPDQGVLLFGKKGNDFIFKIGADNGTEQLSAEEAIALFEAMDTEEPFAVSADFDRIYQRVKRTLFNRNTPVRHNPEVLKALSKIKVMIDRKAIDADYLQDLKAVAENDGLSGYELRYINKLLPKEYTKLPTVITSDYLIRILETSARVMEGEETLILSEEIVNP, from the coding sequence TGGAGTCATTTGCCATTTTTCTCCATAAGATAAAAGACGGCTCGTTAGAAATCCGAAAAACGGAAGATCCTTGTCATGCCAAGATGTATTTGTTTGAATATAGAGACGAAATCAATGAAGGCGGTGAGCAACCCGGATGTGTCATTACCGGTTCAAGCAATCTTTCTTATCAAGGCTTAGCGGGTAGGGTAGAAATCAATGCACGTTTCAATGACAAGCAGTCTTATATAGATGCCCAAAAGATTTTCAATGAACTATGGAATACCTCTGTAGTGATTGTCGATGCCAATAATTTAGAGACCTTTAATGAAAAAGTAATCAAGCATATTTGGTATGAGAAATTGCACAGACCTTATCTGATGTATATCCGGGTGCTGCATGAATACTTTTCCATACCTTCTAAAGACAATATATTGATGCCGTATGACATCACCGGGGGCAGATATTCCAACCTGAAATATCAGACAGATGCCGTACAGCTTGCACTCCATGCCATTGAAAACCATAACGGAGCGATTATTGCCGATGTGGTCGGCTTGGGCAAGAGCATTATTGCTTCCACCATAGCCCGCAATTTAAGCATGCGCTGCATCATTGTAGCTCCTCCACACCTCAAGTCTCAATGGGAAGCCTATCGGGACGAGTTCGGATTTACAGCATCCGTGTTCAGCAGCGGACAGATAGAACATGCGCTCACCTATTATCGGGAAATCGTAAAAGAAGGAGAGACCTATCTGATAATTATTGACGAAGCACACCGCTTTCGCAATGAATACACACAAGATTATACGAACCTGCACAATTTATGCAGTGGCAATAAAGTCTTATTGTTGACCGCAACCCCCTTCAACAACCGACCGGAAGATATTTACTCGATGTTAAAACTCTTCCAGATACCTTCTAAGTCTACATTGAAAACCGTGGAAAACTTGGGTGCGTCTTTCAGGGAATTAATTGCTGCCTATAAGCAACTGACCGTCAACCAGCGCGAAGGCAAACTGTCTGATGAGGAAGTGAAGCGCGATGCAGAATTGATATCGAAACGTATCCGTTCCATTATCAGCCCGTTGGTAATCCGTCGTTCACGCATTGACTTGCAGGAGATTCCAAGTTACAGGGAAGACTTAAAGCTGCAACATATCGAACCGTTGATTCCGGATGACCCTGTGGAATTGGAATACGATTTAAGCGCATATAAAGAACTGTATCTTGACACACTTGACCTGATAGATTCCACAGAAAAGAAGAAAGACGAGAAAACACGTTTCAAGTCGGCACGTTATATGCCTGTAACCTATGTCATCCCTGAAATGGAAAAGAAACTGGCGAAAGAACTGGAAGACAAGACAGGAGTGAAATACAACCTGTTAGTAGGACGGCAAATCAACGTTTCGAGTTTCATGCGCAAACTGCTTGTCCAGCGGTTTGAAAGTTCGGTTGCAGCCTTCCAGCGCTCACTTGACTTTATGATTCGTTCCAACGAGAATATATTGGCTTGGATAGAAAAAGTACACAAGATTCCGGTATTCAAAAAAGGGAACTTGCCCGATGTGACAGATTTTTATGAATCGACGGATGACGGTATGGAAGAGATTGAAGAAGCGTTTGAACGATACACCAAACGTGGTTTTTTCGAAATAGACATGAAATACATCCAACCGTCTTTTGTAGAAGATGTCAAGTCGGATATTTCCGTATTGAAATCCATTCAGGAAAAATGGTTTGGCAAAAAGAATGAAATCCGTTTCGACCCTAAACTGGAATCGTTTAAGAAAGTGCTTTGCCAGAAACTGGAGGAAGAACCGGAACGAAAACTGATAGTCTTTTCCGCCTTTGCGGATACGGTGGACTATTTGGGCAAAGTCCTTTCCGCCCAAGGCAATCCCTATCGTATCCTGAAATATACCTCTGCCGATTCGTCCGCAAAGAACAAGGAGCTTATCCGCACCAATTTTGATGCCGGACTAAAGATAGAGTTGCAACAGAATACCTATCAGGTATTGATAGCCACCGATGCCATATCCGAAGGTTACAATCTGCACCGGGCAGGGGCGATATTCAATTATGACATCCCCTACAACCCGACACGGGTCATCCAGCGGATAGGACGTATCAACCGAATCAATAAAAAGGTATTCGACCACCTTTATATATATAACTATTTCCCGACGGATGTAGGGGAAACGGAAGTGCGTACCAAAGAAATCTCTACATTGAAAATGGCAATGATTCATGCCATTATGGGCGAAGATACCAAAGTGCTGACTAAAAATGAGGAACTACGCTCCTACTTTGCCGAACGCTACAGGAAGGAACTGGCTAAAAGTGAAACAGCTTCGTGGGACAACCGTTACCGCACGTTGTTGGATCAACTGAAGGGAACAGACGAATATCGGGCTGCTCTGGCTATACCACACCGTAGCCGCATCGCCCGTCATGTACAGAAACCGGACCAAGGTGTCTTATTGTTCGGCAAGAAAGGCAATGATTTTATTTTCAAGATAGGCGCAGACAATGGCACTGAACAGTTGTCTGCCGAAGAGGCAATCGCCTTGTTCGAAGCCATGGATACTGAAGAGCCTTTTGCCGTTTCAGCCGATTTCGACCGCATATACCAGCGTGTCAAAAGAACGCTTTTCAATCGGAACACACCTGTACGGCATAATCCGGAAGTATTGAAAGCCTTGTCTAAAATCAAGGTAATGATAGACCGGAAAGCGATAGACGCAGACTATCTGCAAGACTTGAAGGCAGTAGCAGAAAACGACGGACTGTCCGGTTATGAACTCCGTTACATCAACAAATTATTGCCTAAGGAGTACACCAAACTCCCCACCGTAATAACATCCGACTATCTGATACGTATCTTGGAAACAAGTGCACGTGTCATGGAAGGCGAAGAAACCCTTATATTATCAGAAGAAATTGTAAACCCCTAA
- a CDS encoding Eco57I restriction-modification methylase domain-containing protein yields MYFDQPYNRHEFVSFLRHDFLPNLDFVQEETPVAFPIQTQYCCDIATKLGTCQSLDLVIYEIRHHSKSDARVGMSKEAFRLLANEFEDKALVIFIPEDNTDNYRLSFIEITLHQDEDSSRVKKTYSNPRRYSYYLGKGIAWYTPNKYLNEAGRVTSIEDLRNRFSVEVLTKSFYQELSDWYAWVVKIIRFPNKLNDPTDDDKFNAESTIRLVTRLIFVWFLKQKSLIPNEFFDRDYIKDNLLEDFNPEYNPSLFYNAGESKYYKAILQNLFFAMLNSPITKEGETELSERHFRKNRGDYDNNKLMRYESLFANPQLFVDLANRTVPFLNGGLFDCLDDKDADNYIDGFSDRKEVQESLFVPDYIFFAKEVIVDLSHWYEDKKKKKVKVSGILNILKRYNFTIEENTPFDQEVSLDPELLGKVFENLLASYNPETQTTARKQTGSFYTPREIVQYMVDESLVAHLKRTVGEELESQFRQLMQYTDDEVNLTDEQRKRIMQSLYNCKILDPACGSGAFPMGMLQQMVHILSRIDPGNTQWREMMLDMAANKTSEVDRTGSSEYLEIKADIIRSFDENINRPDYARKLYLIENCIYGVDIQSIAIQISKLRFFISLIVDQKTNNNPADNFGIRPLPNLEAKFVAANTLIPLTKHEGELGRTPAVIAIEDNLKEANHKIFRAKSVKTKRRWKDRLKELRKDLATQLVNDGFLSADSANQLASWDMFDQNASASFFDAEWMFGVKDGFDIVIGNPPYGAKFSKNEKQLLKSIYQHQNYQPESYLFFLEKGIELTKTAGILSFIIPNTWLINLKCVKIRQYIFNFKTILSISHYHKSVFDAIVDTEVVIIKNMRTIDNTVYINNHTVKETSVLSQNQRRWAKENGNPVNIFISEQDEQIIDKIMNESICLSEIANVYAGLVPYEEGKGNPPQTREMMKAKIYNSTYKIDDSYRKAIRGTDINRYVNLWNGKRWLKYGNNLAAPRKSNIFDNDKIIVRQTGDSIIATYDAEKFVCFKNTHVINGKQGTNLYYVLGLLNSKLINYYFRYLNPETGETLAEVKKEIVEKLRIKQSSYELELVDIVKEILTIKMVNVDADTSTLENNIDLMVYHLYGLTYDEVLIVDPQTPITQDEYEK; encoded by the coding sequence ATGTATTTTGACCAACCCTATAACCGCCATGAATTTGTCAGTTTTTTAAGACACGACTTTCTGCCAAACCTAGATTTCGTACAGGAAGAAACACCTGTTGCTTTTCCTATCCAAACACAATATTGTTGTGATATAGCGACAAAGTTAGGGACTTGCCAATCGCTTGATTTGGTGATATATGAAATCCGTCATCACTCTAAATCAGATGCACGTGTCGGGATGTCTAAAGAAGCATTCCGTCTATTGGCAAATGAGTTTGAAGATAAAGCATTAGTCATTTTTATACCCGAAGATAACACGGACAATTACCGTTTATCTTTCATAGAAATAACACTTCATCAAGACGAAGATTCCAGTCGGGTAAAGAAAACTTATTCCAATCCCCGTCGTTACTCCTATTATTTAGGCAAAGGCATCGCTTGGTATACTCCCAATAAGTATCTGAACGAAGCAGGACGTGTTACTTCCATAGAAGATTTGCGTAATCGATTCTCGGTAGAGGTATTGACCAAATCGTTCTATCAGGAATTGTCGGATTGGTATGCATGGGTGGTGAAGATTATACGTTTCCCCAATAAACTGAATGACCCGACAGATGATGACAAATTCAATGCTGAAAGTACCATTCGGCTGGTAACCCGTCTGATATTCGTATGGTTCTTAAAGCAGAAGAGTTTGATACCGAATGAGTTTTTTGACAGGGATTATATCAAGGACAATCTGTTGGAGGATTTTAATCCGGAATACAACCCTAGTTTGTTTTACAATGCAGGCGAAAGCAAATATTATAAAGCCATTTTGCAGAACCTCTTCTTTGCCATGCTGAACAGCCCTATTACCAAAGAGGGGGAAACAGAATTGAGTGAACGGCATTTCCGCAAAAACAGAGGAGATTACGACAACAACAAACTGATGCGATATGAATCGCTTTTCGCCAATCCTCAACTGTTTGTGGACTTGGCAAACCGTACTGTTCCTTTTTTGAATGGAGGCCTGTTTGATTGCTTGGACGATAAAGACGCAGACAATTACATTGACGGTTTCTCAGACCGGAAAGAAGTGCAGGAATCCTTGTTTGTTCCAGACTATATTTTCTTTGCGAAGGAAGTAATCGTGGATTTGTCGCACTGGTATGAGGATAAAAAGAAGAAAAAGGTAAAGGTCAGTGGCATACTGAACATATTGAAACGCTATAACTTTACCATTGAAGAAAATACACCATTCGACCAAGAAGTATCGCTCGACCCGGAATTGTTGGGTAAAGTGTTTGAAAACCTGCTTGCCTCTTATAATCCGGAAACCCAGACCACGGCACGCAAGCAGACCGGTTCGTTCTACACGCCTCGTGAGATTGTACAATATATGGTAGACGAAAGTCTGGTGGCACATTTGAAACGGACTGTTGGCGAAGAGCTTGAATCTCAATTCCGTCAACTGATGCAATACACAGACGATGAAGTAAACTTAACAGATGAACAACGGAAGCGGATTATGCAGTCGCTCTATAACTGCAAGATTCTTGACCCCGCTTGTGGTTCGGGTGCTTTTCCTATGGGTATGCTGCAACAGATGGTGCATATCCTTAGCCGCATAGATCCAGGCAATACTCAATGGAGAGAAATGATGCTTGATATGGCTGCTAACAAAACGTCAGAGGTTGATCGCACGGGCTCTTCAGAATATCTGGAAATCAAAGCTGATATTATCAGAAGTTTTGATGAGAATATCAACCGTCCGGACTATGCTCGTAAACTTTACCTGATTGAGAATTGCATTTATGGTGTCGATATTCAGTCTATTGCCATTCAGATTAGTAAACTCCGTTTCTTCATTTCGTTAATCGTTGACCAAAAAACGAATAATAATCCAGCCGATAATTTTGGTATCCGTCCGCTGCCTAATCTGGAAGCAAAGTTTGTAGCTGCCAATACGTTGATTCCTTTGACTAAACATGAAGGCGAATTGGGCAGAACACCTGCCGTCATTGCAATAGAGGATAACTTAAAAGAAGCAAATCACAAGATATTCCGTGCAAAGTCTGTCAAAACAAAACGCCGTTGGAAAGACCGCTTGAAAGAATTGCGCAAAGATTTGGCTACCCAATTAGTAAACGATGGATTTTTATCGGCTGATTCGGCTAATCAGTTGGCTTCGTGGGATATGTTCGACCAAAATGCTTCTGCCTCATTCTTTGATGCAGAATGGATGTTTGGGGTAAAGGATGGATTTGATATTGTGATTGGTAATCCGCCATATGGTGCGAAATTTTCAAAAAATGAAAAGCAATTGTTAAAATCGATTTATCAACATCAGAATTATCAACCTGAAAGCTATTTATTCTTTTTGGAAAAAGGAATTGAGCTTACTAAAACAGCAGGAATACTTTCTTTTATCATACCTAATACATGGCTAATTAATTTGAAATGTGTAAAAATACGGCAATATATATTTAATTTCAAAACAATACTTTCAATTTCCCATTACCATAAATCTGTTTTTGATGCAATAGTAGATACAGAAGTTGTAATTATTAAGAATATGAGAACAATAGACAATACAGTCTACATAAATAATCATACAGTCAAAGAAACAAGTGTTTTATCACAAAACCAAAGACGATGGGCTAAAGAGAATGGAAATCCCGTAAACATATTTATTTCTGAACAAGATGAACAAATTATAGACAAAATAATGAATGAAAGTATATGCTTGAGTGAAATAGCTAATGTATACGCTGGACTTGTTCCTTATGAAGAAGGCAAAGGAAATCCTCCTCAAACACGAGAAATGATGAAAGCTAAAATTTATAATTCTACTTATAAAATAGATGATTCTTATCGAAAAGCAATACGTGGTACTGATATTAATAGATATGTCAATTTATGGAATGGTAAGAGATGGCTAAAATATGGGAATAATCTAGCTGCTCCTCGTAAAAGTAATATATTTGATAATGATAAAATAATTGTAAGACAGACAGGAGATTCAATTATAGCAACATATGATGCTGAAAAATTTGTTTGCTTTAAAAATACTCATGTTATTAATGGTAAACAAGGTACAAATTTATATTATGTATTAGGACTTTTGAATTCTAAGCTCATTAATTACTATTTTAGATATTTGAATCCTGAAACGGGAGAAACATTAGCTGAAGTTAAGAAAGAAATAGTTGAGAAATTAAGAATTAAACAATCCTCATATGAACTAGAACTTGTCGATATTGTGAAGGAAATATTGACAATCAAGATGGTCAATGTTGATGCTGATACCTCAACATTAGAAAATAATATAGATTTAATGGTCTATCATCTTTATGGTCTAACTTACGATGAAGTATTAATTGTCGACCCTCAAACGCCTATAACTCAAGATGAATATGAAAAATAA